In Acidobacteriota bacterium, the following are encoded in one genomic region:
- a CDS encoding PEBP family protein: MSRIWTLAVLVATLVGCDSSQAPEVIVVETPGAVSIKAEVWADNWFAFYLGERLIIEDSTPITTERSFNAEAFVFNADYPLQLNIVAKDFKQDDTGLEYIGRSNQQMGDGGLIAQFTDVATGAMVAVTNSDWRCLVIHDAPLDRACEDEAEPVPGAGPCQFESMPEPDGWRMAGFDDAQWPSAVEHSEAAVRPRGGYDAIAWRDEARLIWGADLETHNTMLCRLTVEQP; this comes from the coding sequence ATGTCGAGAATCTGGACGCTGGCTGTTCTTGTGGCGACACTGGTCGGTTGCGACAGTTCACAGGCACCCGAAGTCATCGTCGTCGAGACCCCGGGCGCCGTGTCGATCAAGGCCGAGGTTTGGGCCGACAACTGGTTCGCCTTCTACCTCGGCGAACGGCTGATCATCGAGGACTCGACTCCGATAACGACGGAGCGGTCGTTCAATGCCGAGGCGTTTGTCTTCAACGCCGACTACCCCCTGCAATTGAACATCGTCGCCAAGGACTTCAAGCAGGACGATACCGGTCTGGAATACATCGGCCGCAGCAACCAGCAGATGGGCGATGGCGGGCTCATCGCGCAGTTCACGGATGTTGCCACCGGAGCGATGGTCGCAGTCACGAATAGCGATTGGCGATGCCTGGTGATTCACGATGCGCCGCTCGACCGCGCTTGCGAAGACGAGGCCGAACCGGTACCCGGCGCCGGCCCGTGCCAGTTCGAGTCGATGCCAGAGCCTGACGGCTGGCGCATGGCCGGATTCGACGATGCCCAATGGCCGTCGGCGGTGGAGCACAGCGAAGCCGCCGTCAGACCCCGAGGTGGCTACGATGCGATAGCGTGGCGGGACGAGGCGCGTCTGATCTGGGGAGCCGACCTCGAGACGCACAATACGATGCTGTGTCGCCTTACGGTGGAGCAGCCCTGA
- a CDS encoding PQQ-binding-like beta-propeller repeat protein has translation MQLTNVARHVPSRADIPAAALAVATAAAVGIAAVAMQAQDADMVEWPYVGADQAASKYSPLADINRANVDQLEIAWTWEPNELPNQEFGTRPGSFEVMPLMIDGIVYVSTMYTRVVALDAETGEQLWAFDPEAWRGGAEGSPPGGFKHRGVAVWGEGDAMRIFINSRDRLYAVDAADGALIPTFGEDGQIRLTEDFPNPVTPDMFDQTSPPVVFEDLVIVGSRVPDRIQRRFDTPGSVQAFDVHTGERRWVFYTVPQSNDAFGADTWENGSWRYTGHANVWGLMSLDDERGLLYVPTSTPSSDYWGGDRLGANLFAESLVCLDARTGERQWHFQAVHHGLWDYDFTSAPNLMTLEVDGRAIDAVAEVSKQGFTYVFDRVTGEPVWPIEERPVDTETDVPGEVAYPTQPFPTKPPPFAAQGVSLDDANDLTPEIHRIATEEMQTFRLGPLFTPPSMRGTLQRPRVDGGANWGGAALDHETNWLYVRTSEGVSPNQVCATDPNVPDVDVEYTNNCPRGGSAGIFRGLDGYVPAERSQLGPIPLIKPPYAKLVAIDLNAGDIAWSVPFGEGSRVMRSHPLLRGVDLPERLGTPGAMGPMVTGGGLVFLGGGDPYLYAFDAATGEELTRHATEFRTSGNPMTYRSRAGRQFILIATGAGPDARLVAFALP, from the coding sequence ATGCAGCTGACGAACGTCGCGCGACACGTTCCGTCTAGAGCAGACATCCCGGCCGCTGCACTGGCGGTGGCGACGGCGGCCGCAGTCGGCATCGCCGCGGTCGCGATGCAGGCCCAGGACGCCGACATGGTCGAATGGCCCTACGTCGGCGCGGACCAGGCGGCGTCAAAGTACTCCCCGCTTGCCGACATCAACCGTGCCAACGTCGATCAGCTCGAGATTGCCTGGACGTGGGAGCCGAACGAGTTGCCGAACCAGGAGTTCGGCACGCGCCCCGGTAGCTTCGAGGTAATGCCGCTGATGATCGACGGCATCGTCTACGTCTCGACGATGTACACGCGCGTCGTCGCGCTCGACGCCGAGACGGGCGAACAGCTTTGGGCGTTCGACCCCGAAGCATGGCGCGGGGGCGCGGAGGGAAGTCCTCCCGGCGGCTTCAAGCACCGCGGGGTCGCCGTCTGGGGCGAGGGCGACGCCATGCGGATCTTCATCAACAGCCGCGACAGGCTGTACGCCGTCGACGCGGCGGACGGCGCGTTGATTCCGACGTTCGGCGAGGATGGTCAGATCCGATTGACCGAGGACTTCCCCAACCCGGTCACCCCCGACATGTTCGATCAGACGTCGCCACCGGTTGTCTTCGAGGACCTCGTGATCGTCGGCAGCCGCGTGCCCGACCGCATCCAGCGACGGTTCGACACGCCCGGCTCGGTGCAGGCGTTCGACGTTCACACCGGCGAGCGGCGGTGGGTCTTCTACACGGTGCCGCAGTCGAACGACGCGTTCGGCGCCGACACGTGGGAGAACGGATCGTGGCGCTACACGGGGCACGCCAATGTCTGGGGACTGATGTCCCTCGACGACGAACGGGGCCTCCTCTACGTCCCGACCAGCACACCGAGCAGCGACTACTGGGGCGGCGACCGGCTCGGGGCCAACCTGTTCGCCGAGTCGCTCGTCTGCCTCGACGCGCGGACCGGCGAGCGCCAGTGGCATTTCCAGGCGGTTCACCACGGGCTGTGGGACTACGACTTCACGTCGGCCCCCAACCTGATGACGCTCGAGGTGGACGGCCGGGCCATCGACGCAGTGGCGGAGGTTTCTAAGCAAGGCTTCACCTACGTCTTCGACCGGGTGACGGGCGAGCCGGTCTGGCCGATCGAGGAGCGCCCGGTCGACACCGAGACCGACGTGCCGGGCGAGGTGGCCTACCCGACGCAACCGTTCCCGACCAAGCCGCCTCCGTTCGCGGCGCAGGGCGTCTCGCTCGATGACGCGAACGACCTGACGCCGGAGATCCACCGCATCGCCACTGAGGAGATGCAGACCTTTCGGCTCGGTCCGCTCTTTACGCCTCCCAGCATGCGCGGAACGCTGCAACGCCCGCGCGTAGACGGCGGAGCCAACTGGGGCGGCGCCGCCCTCGATCACGAGACCAACTGGCTCTACGTGCGCACCTCGGAGGGGGTCTCCCCCAACCAGGTCTGCGCCACGGATCCGAACGTGCCGGATGTCGACGTCGAATACACCAACAACTGTCCGCGCGGCGGATCGGCGGGAATCTTTCGTGGACTGGATGGCTACGTGCCGGCCGAGCGTAGCCAGCTCGGGCCGATTCCCCTCATCAAGCCGCCCTACGCGAAGCTCGTCGCCATCGACCTCAACGCTGGCGACATCGCCTGGAGCGTCCCGTTCGGGGAGGGCAGCCGGGTCATGCGGTCGCACCCTCTGCTGCGCGGCGTCGACCTGCCGGAGCGCCTCGGCACGCCGGGGGCCATGGGTCCGATGGTGACCGGTGGCGGACTCGTCTTCCTGGGCGGGGGAGACCCGTATCTCTATGCGTTCGACGCCGCCACCGGCGAGGAGCTGACGCGTCACGCCACCGAGTTCCGCACGAGCGGCAACCCGATGACGTATCGCTCGCGCGCGGGGCGGCAGTTCATCCTGATCGCGACGGGCGCGGGTCCCGACGCCCGCCTCGTCGCCTTTGCCCTGCCCTGA
- a CDS encoding alpha-hydroxy-acid oxidizing protein, whose amino-acid sequence MRMAKRGTTHRPTASSRRDWLRRLGLAATGSTAGPDAAAPSAGVPGAQREPWSGAPPNDRLAPVLELVNVPEFEAMARLKLTPDRFDTIAGGDRGSFDRMTFRQRLMVYAMELDLTTRLFDYDMFAPIIVGPVGNQSALHPDGELATARGASDAKAVMVATRQSDKPIDQVVAASSEPVWYQIYAGDPGAEDDAARAVEAGCRAVCVTVGADIDRQPAPVDWDAIGRLSSAIDVPVVAKGIMRVDDARAALDQGARGLVVSNHGGMLPTGNALAIDVLPGISDAVGDEAPVLVDGSFRRGTDVLKGLALGASAVMVARPPMWGLTAYGAEGVQVGLEILQTELARNMASSGRPTIAMIDRELVRFDSR is encoded by the coding sequence ATGAGGATGGCAAAACGCGGAACGACTCACAGGCCGACAGCAAGCAGCCGGCGCGACTGGCTGCGCCGGCTCGGACTTGCCGCGACCGGCTCCACCGCCGGACCCGACGCTGCCGCGCCGTCGGCCGGAGTCCCCGGCGCACAGCGCGAACCCTGGAGCGGCGCCCCGCCGAACGACCGGCTTGCGCCGGTCCTCGAACTGGTGAACGTCCCGGAATTCGAGGCGATGGCGCGCCTGAAGCTCACGCCGGACCGGTTCGACACGATTGCCGGGGGCGACCGCGGCTCGTTCGATCGGATGACGTTCCGGCAGCGGCTGATGGTCTACGCGATGGAGCTCGACCTGACGACGCGCCTCTTCGACTACGACATGTTCGCGCCGATCATCGTCGGCCCGGTCGGTAACCAGTCCGCCCTTCACCCGGACGGCGAGTTGGCGACGGCGCGCGGCGCCTCCGACGCCAAGGCGGTGATGGTGGCGACGCGGCAGTCGGACAAGCCCATCGATCAGGTGGTGGCGGCGAGCAGCGAGCCGGTCTGGTACCAGATCTACGCGGGCGACCCCGGCGCCGAAGACGACGCTGCGCGCGCCGTCGAGGCGGGTTGCCGCGCCGTCTGCGTCACCGTCGGCGCGGACATCGACCGTCAGCCGGCGCCAGTCGATTGGGACGCTATCGGGCGACTCAGCAGTGCGATCGACGTGCCGGTGGTCGCCAAGGGCATCATGCGAGTGGACGACGCCCGCGCCGCTCTCGATCAGGGAGCGCGCGGCCTGGTGGTTTCGAACCATGGCGGCATGCTGCCGACGGGGAACGCGCTCGCGATCGACGTCCTGCCGGGAATCTCGGACGCCGTGGGCGACGAGGCGCCGGTCCTCGTGGACGGCAGCTTCCGCCGCGGCACGGACGTCCTGAAGGGGCTGGCCCTGGGGGCGAGCGCCGTCATGGTGGCGCGGCCCCCGATGTGGGGCCTGACCGCCTACGGCGCGGAGGGCGTGCAGGTGGGCCTGGAGATCCTGCAGACCGAGCTGGCCCGCAACATGGCGTCCTCGGGGCGTCCCACCATCGCCATGATCGACCGGGAACTGGTCCGCTTCGATTCACGGTAG